GACAACATGGTTCTGCAGATTGATGACCTTCTAAAACAGAGGAATGAAATCCATGCTTCATATACAGTTGTTCCTCCAATGAAGCGTAGCTCAAGTAAAACCAAGAGGAGTTCAGCCAAAGAGTCTAAAGAAGAGGGTTACGGTAAAGAAGAGGGATATACTAACGAAGAGGGATACTGTAAAGAAGAGGGTTACTCGAGCTCGAGAGAAAGGAAGTCTGTTAGGGAAAGACTGAGGAAGAAGAAATGGTTTAACATCCATTTAAAGGCCGGTAAAAGGAAATCATGTTGAAAACCGTTAAGATAGACTGAGAATAATCTACGCTTATACATCTCAGAGTTCGGGATTCTTAGATTTGGGTGTGCGTGATGATGAGAATCTTTAATCCAGCTGCTTGGATTAAAATGGAGAATCCATGTCTGTGACTGTGATTTTATGCAAAAGGTTCAAGATGCAGCAGGCTGTTCTTTCTCATGCAATTGCCAATATGAATTAACATATTGGTTTGGCAATTCTCTTGTAAAGCATTAGTCATTCATTTTTATTGTAAAATTTATTCACCtagttctttttcctttttttttgtactcTACTTTTTTCATGAACTCAGAAAATTAGCATCCATAAAATGCATAATTTATTCATTACATGGGTATCCTTAATCCAGGGTTTTTTTCGATAGAAAATATTTGTACCAATAATCCCCATTTTTATTGTGCAGCAACTCGGCTCTGAGCTTGCAAGTGTTATGGTTAGGGACATCAGTGCCCCTGAGTTAATGGGTTTGTCGACAATTTTTAACTTGATATTTACTTACAAAACAGGGGAGGTTATAttacttttatatatatatatatatatatatatatatatatactttacTTTTATATAGTGATAGGAGAATATGACAAATGAGTAATGAAAATTCTTTTGGGTTACAACTTACAATGTTACATTACAAGAAATTAAATCAAACCATataaacaagaaaaacaaaaaaaagaacagAACGAAATCGAATACCCTTAACACTAAATCACCATTGCTTAAAACTTGTGTAAATTTTCTTTTAGGTTCAACATTCATTTCATTTCTAGGAAAATAAAAAGACTTTTTTGTGTTTTGGAACTTTTCATCCTAATTAGAATTCCTTCTGAAATCTCATATTGAAGTTGCTGTTTATTCGTTGAAGGCATCACACCTGTGTCTTACCTCTCCATCCTTGTCAGTTCTAATCTTGTAAATACTCGCCTTTAACATCGCCTTAGCAAAGTCGTTAAAGAAAGCTGTTTCATTAGCTGCATAGAGGTCTACTGTAGGCCTGGTTCGCGGGTCATCAGCCATGGCTTGATCCGAGGCAAGGAGTCCTAGCCCGCGCTGGAGGTTCTTGTAGTACATGTTGTCAAACTTTCCAGGGGTCATAACGTCGTTGAAGGCTGCCATGGTTGGGTCTGTGGTGTAGTTGGCACACAACTTCTTGAGCCCATCAGCATATTTTGGGTTCAACTTCGGGTCAACGGGTTGGGTTCTGCTGTAATGGAAGAGCCGGTTGCTGAACTCGGTGCAGTGAGAGAACCCAATTGTGTGAGCACCTATTAGAGCCACCATCTCTTGTACTGTGAACCCTTTGATCTTGAACATGTCTATGATATGAGTCATGGTCATGTTTGGAAGGGCCAAATTGCCAAGCACCCTTGATGCCTATCATCAATTATATGCAATATGTTAGCAACATGTGTTTAGACTATCATCACAAATATTGTTGCACGTAACGATCTTTGTATATCCAACGTTTAGATGATGAATGTACGTATGAGAATAGATCATATGACCGGATTTtctaataaacgacaaccataTAGAATCACCCGTGTATGATGTTGTAAATTTTTTGATGAAACATTGAAACCTATAATCATTacattaaataatcaaaataaatattacTACATTAATATATGTTCTCGCGTCAGACGAATGAGATCTTGCCTTAAGGGGTGTTTGTCTTGTGGGAATTGATGGTTGGAAATGAGAAGATGGGAATTGAAACTACCTTGTTTGTTTTGTGGGAATGCGAAATGAAGGTGGGATTGAGAATGAGAAATAAAGGGGTGTATTCCCTTGTTTTTTTATTCCCATAGGAGGGTAGTGAATTGAAATGGAAATCAAGATAAAAATGAAATGACCAATTTGCCATTAATGAAATCGAAAGGGAGGAAGATTATCAAGGGCTTTTTTAGTATTTTTGTCCAATCTATTTTCATTACCAAACAAACAAGAGAAATGTCCATATTTCTTGAATTCTCAATTGACAATTCTCAATCTATATTCCAACCTCTATTCCCCAAATTCTCATTCTCATTCTCACATACCAAACGCCTCATAAAGGTTAAAGACTTAAGACTGATAACGTGTATATGATAGGTCACATGATTGCCGTGCATTATACtatatataaaaagaaatggtTTGGAGATCGAACCTGGGAAACAAGGCCATCCTTACGTCCAAGGGGAACCTCATAGAAAGGACCACCAGTCATCATAATAAGGTTCCTAGTCGAAGTAGCCAAAATATCCGTACAAGAAACAACACCAGGGCACTCCAACTCCATGGCCGTCTTAACACGAGTGACGAGATCAAATGCGTCACCAGGAAGAGAAAGATTGACATCAGCATCTCTTTCAGCGGTGCCATGAAGATGGTTCGATGCAACGAGGGTCGAACCATCACAACCATCCACCATGCAATCATGGAAGAATACTCGAACCACCGCAGCCGCCGTTGTTGGTGTCTCAGCCTGTTTGGCTGTCACAATGCGGCTGATTATGTCGTTAAAATGAGGGCATGTTTTGTTGTAGTAGTCCAATGTCAGAGTCGGAGGAGGACGAGGATGCCCCTTCGATTCGACTACTACCAACACGAAAGAGATGATCAGGAAGGTAATCAAAACAACGTACAATTTgttgatcctcatcttcttattattgttatttGATGATAACAACCCCGCCATTGTAAGAAATGGCGTTTTTTTCTGGTCTTTTGTATgtctttatatttattattatggttttttttttcttccttttgttttttctaAGGTGAATATTTTGGGTGAAGGGTGGAGAATTTTTCGGACAAGAGTTTCGAGAAAAAATAGATAAGAAGGataattttttacaattttatttttatttacgaTTGGAAAAATAGAGGGGTTAATTCGTGGAGGAGAGTAAATAAAGGGAGGGGGTTGGATATAATTGGAGTTTAATTAATTCTTCTTTAGAAAACTAAGACCAAAAAAAACAATGAtagttaaaaaaaaactaaggtGTTGTTTGGTTGGCATAAAAAAATGGGAATTTAGAGTTCTTATGAATTGTAAACTACTCCGTATGTGAGTAGAAAATCTCATAGGAAGTTACTTCCCATATTATTAACCAAATAACTCTAGCAAGTtcccattaatttaattaaggaacTCATTTCCTATGAATTTGCATTTCATGGGAAATTCTATTTCCTTTGTGAACCAAACAACACCTTAGATGTATCCAACTACGGTCgacaatttttttcttttgtttttataTAGAAATTAGTCCCTGCAATAAAATAATGGGTACACTTATCATTTGGTATCACCGCTCGTTaccagttttttattttttttgttttgtaagTCATAGAATTTAAATTGAATCATGAACTACAGAATAATCACACATGTAataattatgtttattttgaaaactgacaaaaaaaaattaaaaacaacattttatgattttcatattttgatttttagtttcgaaaaaaaaaacaaaaaagattcCAATACTTAATTACTCCGTAAGTGATAAGTATATATTGATCATTCCCATGGTAATGCAAACGATCCCTTGATAGATCATTTTATAGGCATACAAGGGCTTTGACTTTGACCATTCATATTCTTATAAGCTAAGCTAGCTTTGACTTGCTACCTTGTTGGAGTACCGGAGTACGGATCTACGacttttataaataataaaataatccaCATGTGAGTTCGAAATCCCTTAAAGAAAGCAGAAACTTATTTCACTATAGCTTTATGAAAAATGATTCAATTggttttttggtgcaaatgtgAGAAATGATTCAATTGGTTGGTTATGTGGAGCAAAACATTGACCTTATTTGACGACGTTTTTTCATCAGAAAACAAAAGAGTTAAATTGAGATTTGTACACatattttgaactttattatttATGTATCTTAAAATCAGAATGAAAAAATAGGTAGTAGTACAAATACAACAATCagaacatacatacatacataagAAGCATAATACATTCTCCTTCTTAACCTCTGTTCAAAAATAATCATCACGTTAATAGTGTAATATACTAATATGACTGCACAACCTGCGGCGTGAATATATGAAATctagacagagggagtacaattTATACAAATAAGGAACATAAAAGTGCGTGCTTGTTGATGATCTCCATCTCCAATTACAcccaaattaaataataagaatTACAAAAGACAAAACAAAAGAAGCCAACTTAAATGATGGTTGATGAACAGGGGAGCTCCGGGAGCTGCCTGTTGTTCCGCGGTTGCCGGTAAAGGTTCTTCCTCTTGATGAACTCcttccaccaccaccgccgccaccACTTCTCTGCCCTTCAACCACATGTAGTGTTAGAATAAGATTCATAAGAATAATGCAAATAATAACCATAAAAGTTGCTCCTCTTCTGTGAAAATAAGACATTTTTATGAGCTTTAGTTTTTTTGTATGTGGGTGTTTCTGTTTAATCGTTAATTACTATATATAATTGGTTAacttaacataaataaaaaaattgagattAACTAGTATAATATGCTAAAGGCATTATAATACATTATCAATAGCCTCCTACTTTGACCAACTTaagataatatttattttaattatatatacggagtaattggAAGCGATAGTATGTGATTACGAAATACGAGTAGTTTTTGCTTGATGGactattgaaatttgaaagtgaCATGACTGACATCCCCGCCTTTGTGgctcattttttatatatatatatataaaaaaaaaacaatacctCAATTTTTATTTAATCTAATACACAGTTTGATTTTCACGATTTCCACGCAAACCTTTGACCATAGATATATATCTATTATTATAGTAGGAacgttttctctctctaaaaaccaATCCTCCCACTTCTCTCTAAACTTCGATCACAAACCCTACCGCCGCCGTCACCCCAAGGCGGCTCGCTGGTGGCCGAAGCGATCCTAGCTCGCTAAAGGTCGCCGGTGAGCCGCTGTTGCCGCGTCCTACTCTATTGTCTCTGTAGATCGGAGGCTCGTAGTTTTTTCGGCGAAGAAGAAGACGGAGCAAAGCTTGACCTAATAAAAAGCTTCAAACTCCTCTCGGTTAACACCTTCTCACCGGATTGTTCATAGGATTAGTTAGTGGAGCCAATTTCAACCGACGTTTCAAGCGAGAGGATTAATCGGATCTGAATTTCTTCAACCTTGGGTGACCTAATTCCAAAGCTATCCCGAGCGCCGCCGCCGTTAAACACGCCGGTAAAAGTTAGGGTTAGAGTTTCTAATTTGGATTAGGTAGTGTTAGCTTAGGGTTGTTGGGTCTGATTTCTTGCGGGGTTTTAGTGTTTTAATGGTATTCCTAGTCGTTGTCGTCTTGCGGTTTCGGTAACCCCGATCTTGACGGTTGGTAAAGACTAGAGGTCTGGTTTTTAGGGGTTTTGGCTATTTTCATCGGTGCTTTCCTAGTTGCCGTCGTTCTTGCGGTTTCGGTAACCCCGATCTTGACAATAAAGGTGTAGACTAGGTTAGGGTTTCTGTGTTGGTGTAGTATAGCCAAATTCGTTGTCCCTTCAGACTTTGTGTGCCAAGGTTTTGTCCCGCTATCGTTCTCCTCGTTGGTGTCAGGTTGTTGTGtggtttaattaattattttttgtgtgGTTTCCTTCAAATGTTCGGGGTTTGCAGTAGCATTTGGGTAGAAGTAATGATGTTCTTTTCTTTCATAAGTAGTTTCTCTTTTAATATGGTCACttgttgtttaattggacttccAATGTGGGGTTGTCCATATTGGTTTGTTGTTGAGTTGGGATTAGTTATTTGGTATAGAGAGATGTTGTTAATTGGTATGCTTCCCTCTTCTCAAGAATGGTGTTTGGGTGTTGGAGGAGGTGTGTTATGTGTTAAGGAGGAATCAATTTTCCTTGTTTGTGGTCTTGGAGGTAAAGTTTTGAGTTTCATGTCAGGGATAGGAGGTTTATGTGGGAGGGGGTTTTGGTGTCCATGGATTTTGGTTGCTAGTTGGTCTTTGAGGTTAACTTATGTTAATTCTCAATTTAGGTTAGTGATTAGAATGTTTCTCATCACTTTTAAAAAATCTTATTTGAACACTGCTCTCCTTTCGGAGGTTCATAGTATGCTCCCCGAATCACTTATAGTGATTCATGAGGCTTGTGAGCAATTCACAAGTCATATGCAACCAATTCATGTCATTACTtctcttcttttcctttcttggCTATCCAAGTTTCACAGGTGTTCAAGGGAATCTCTCAAGGTTTACCAACCCAGCTATGACTCAATTTCAAATAAGGAAAACAGAAGCGGAATTGGCTTTGGCACGCTATGCATAATACGGCGTTGTAAACAAAGTCACGACAACAACCAGGAGGCTACAAGCGAAGAACGTGCTACCCTTATGGCTTTTAGAAGCTTGTTGTTAGTGTTTTGTGTAACCCTGATAGTTTGTAGTGGTAGTTTGtaatgtttgttttatttatgcaaattaagccaatgtcaaaaaaaaaaaaagatatataTCTATTAtcagtaattttttttaaagttgataTTTGGATATAAATAATTGGAATAATtctaacaagattttgtgtAACTGTTTTTGTTCTTATGTATAGATAACCATTAGTGCTAAAAGCAAAGTGTTGTGATCAAAAGAAAGCGAGGGTGTAGTATATAATTATTACTTAATTCAAATGAGGTTGTTCTACTCCTATACCAGTTTTTGTGAGTGTAGAGAGAGCCATGAATTGAAACTAACCTAGTTGACATTCACACTTTTACACGAATATGCTATTAGTCCGTGcggaaatgataaaggtcgcaacatgcgacctttaagctgtGTCACAATGGTGACATGGCACGCTTATGTGTCATAAATGtatttggaaactaaaatattttgattatgtaacctattatacatgttacaaaaaaggtaggaaatcttaatattctaatttacaaattgaataatgtaactttttatttcaaaaaaatatttctaaTTTGTATAGGAAAgtagaaaaaaatattttaattatttatatgatataggaaattaaaataaaaaatacgttTACTAATTTatacttagaaaataaaaaatacagtacattagaaaataaaaaattaggaAAAGGTTTTCATCTTTATTGATTTATTGGATTTGTTCTTCACCTTCATCTTCCTGTCTACCCTGGCGTAATTCCAATTGTTGATTAGCCTTAATTCCCATTGTTGATTAGGCTTAATTCCCATTTTTTATTGGCGCAATTCCCATCAACAACAATCAGCAATAAAGCATgtttttcaatctctcttttatTGTCATCAATCAATCATCAGCGAGAAGTTATCATCAAGctaatcaatttttttaaaaaaaatgggaATTAGAAATTTGTGGGTGAATTGACTTGAAATTGTGGATCGGATTGGCTTAAAAATTAGCAATCGATTATTAACATGTCTTTGTTTTCATATGATTCTGCTTGTAAATTAATATGCTAATCCTTCTTTTAGTGAAATATTCAATAGATGTTACACAGGGCAAtaactataagtctataaccGTATTAGCCTAAAAAACTTGTCTGCCTAAAAATCATACATTCAGTTTGGTGAGTTGTAATCTGCAATGTAAAACAAATTGAGGATAAAAACGAGTCACATCTaatcattaaaattaaaataatataaagtaatgtataattatgaatttatattacataaaatatattattagattataaattaggggattttttaaattaaattgatgtatttttttaattgcacaaaaatatattattagattataatttttattttttaatttgtaatttataagataaaaagaaatatatatttaatataaatataataaatatttatttccttctttgtatcgactgccttatttatatattttcatagtaaaaatattaaattgatagtaaaaaaaatttgatgACATGTATCCTACATGGCACCTATTTGTACCAATGAAAtggcgacacgtaagattgcgacaacataatgttgtcgcaacttgcgacctataTCATCGTCCCCGTCCGTgatatcactacaagaaattgtactattaacgacgggaaattccgtcgcgaaaggccaataatcgttgattaacgacgggatttcctgtcgcgaacccgtcataaaagggggccgtcgttttgtcgttaacccgtcgtaaaagacattttgcgacggttattcccatcattgtttggttgttagccccgtcgcaaaaggcttttgcgacgggatgtatgacccgtcgtaattaggttgtcgttaaagatacaaattcttgtagtgtatgtTGATAGAGTGAATAAGTTTCATTAGCTAAACGAATAGAAAATCAAAAGCTCTTGAATGAGATGTATGCACCATGATTATTGTAAGGTGGATATAAAATTACCTAAAAGTGAACAAAAATTACTTTGATATAAAATAAAAGTCGTTTATTTTTTCCACTAGATACTGATAAAATATCTTTAtttacaaaaaacaaaaaacaaaacttagaaacaCCATAATGTATAAGATGACCATATAAGTATATAATCCTTTAACAACTTaccattaaaataaatttccatcaacaaattaatcaaaattggTTAAAAGTTACCTGCCAATGTAGAACAATTTTATTGTTAAACGTAGGCTCGTGGCACACAAGACCTTTTGTGAGAAAATTCAATACGAAAACAAAAGAATTAATCATACCTTATTTCATATATTTTATTCCAAAATAGGATTAGGTCATTACATAAGCGTGTTGGAGTTAGTCATAGATTGGAGACCAAAATCATGCATTGTAGACTTCAATTCAATAACATAAGCGCGTTAGGAACTAATTTGGCACGAGTATCCctcatctattactatatatctATCTATACTACTCCGTAATATATTAAAAAAGCATTGTGAAAAATGTGGAGACCTCAAATGTAGatgataactctcattaccatgcatcttaaccaaccaccaattgtgttttatctcttcacattaatttataaataaagtttatgtgaagtctaaaacaactaaaattTTTGTGACATTTTATTTACTATGGACCATTTTGATAATAAAAGAATAATAATTAAAGCATTATATTAGGATCGACAACCATGAAAAAACATGATGTTGTAAGTCTCATAAATATCAACTATAGAAACTCCCCTAATTTGGGGTTCATTAATTTGAAACACttagttccactagaaaacaaattatacaaattgtaagatgatctaattgaaaaaaatatttgGCATGATAAATGGCGTAGTGCGTCTTTGTAATTGATGAACTTAATGGATGTTATTGACTTTATGAAATAcatgtattttggtcaaatactaaactcaagaaaaatttaaaattttaattattcaatgtagcaaccgggccatcgcccgggccacacactagtttacATAAGCGTGTTGGAACTAGTTTGGCACGAGTATCCCTCATCTATTACTAAGTATTTTATACTAAAACTGATACTACGAATGACACATGCCATCTTTTGGTGCAAAATTTTTCCAAACctctttcctaaaaaaaaatattacttttattttattttctctcattttttaTAAATCATTATGTATGGAAAAATCATTGGATCACAAAGTATGACAATAATAGATGATATTGGTAATATTATAGTCAAAACACCATATCAATgacaaaatttatttttattcaatattttggTTAAATTAACATATTAAGCATGTCGAATATTAATTTATATCTTGTGCAGTTGTGTATGCAAGACTTTTTGTATCTTTTTAGTCTTATAAAGTAAATAACTCTGTACGTGGGCATATAGGTAAACTCTTGTGTTATTTAGGAAGACTATATTTCAAAATGGTGAGACATTGATCTTGTGATACGATGTACGaagtataatatttttttaatgggAAATCAAAAGAGTTAAATTGAGATGTGTACGTGttaactttattattttgtaGACTGGAATTGAAAggcaaagtaaaaaaaaataagtttcaagCCAAAGGCAAAACcaaacatgtttttttttttttttttttttttttttttttttttttttttgacaagtgcTAAACAAACATTAAGgaaagaaagcaaaagaaatagAAGTTGCAGCTGCAGAGGTTGCAATGTCGTGAGCACCTTGAACTTGATCTCGACCTACCTTTTGGATGCTGCACCAGTCGAACATTCTTCCCAGACGCTTAATCTCAGTTATGGTCCAAAGCAGGTTAATGTCAATCGTGCTTTGTTGGAGAAGCATTTCAACCAACATATGAGAATCCGTTAGAACAGTAATATGTCGAACTGTAGCTGTAATGCTCCATCTAAGTGCAAACAAACATGCAAGGACCTCCGCTTGAAGAGCTGACTTCGCTGTCCCTACAGAAGCTCCACCTAAGATCCTATCCGATGTTATCAGAGGATTACTAAGCACCCAACCCATTCCAGCTATCCGAGTATTCTTCTTCCAAGATCCATCAACCTGAATGAAAGACATTATTCCTTGTATCTCTGAGTCAGCAAGTATCACTCTAAAAAAACCCGGCGGATAAACCAAACATGTTAGTAATACTAAAAGTTGAAAACTGCTGAGTACAATAATCGTCATGCATGGCCGATATATGTCTATTGCATAAGGGAACTCTTATGGTAACGTTAAAATTTGGGAAgtttaataaaatagaaaaaaataaaagaataaaattattaaatattgCTTCTTAGTGTGGAGTAGATGGACCATGAATGATATTTC
This sequence is a window from Spinacia oleracea cultivar Varoflay chromosome 1, BTI_SOV_V1, whole genome shotgun sequence. Protein-coding genes within it:
- the LOC110782806 gene encoding peroxidase 41-like — translated: MAGLLSSNNNNKKMRINKLYVVLITFLIISFVLVVVESKGHPRPPPTLTLDYYNKTCPHFNDIISRIVTAKQAETPTTAAAVVRVFFHDCMVDGCDGSTLVASNHLHGTAERDADVNLSLPGDAFDLVTRVKTAMELECPGVVSCTDILATSTRNLIMMTGGPFYEVPLGRKDGLVSQASRVLGNLALPNMTMTHIIDMFKIKGFTVQEMVALIGAHTIGFSHCTEFSNRLFHYSRTQPVDPKLNPKYADGLKKLCANYTTDPTMAAFNDVMTPGKFDNMYYKNLQRGLGLLASDQAMADDPRTRPTVDLYAANETAFFNDFAKAMLKASIYKIRTDKDGEVRHRCDAFNE